From the genome of Atribacterota bacterium:
TTCTTCTTCATTTACAGCTATCGGTTTCTCTACTAGTACATGGTAACCTCTTTTTAAAGATTTAATGACAGGTAAATAATGAATCCTATCAGGTGTGGCTATAATAATAGCATCAGCAAACTTTTTTACTTCTAATGCTTCTTCATAAGTATGGAATATAAATTGCTTTTCCAGGGAATATTTTTTTGAAAATTCATTTCTATAGTATTCTCTAGGCTCGGCAACTCCAACTATTTTCATTTCATGTCCATGATAAAGAGAATATTCTGCATAGGCATTGCCCCTGTCTCCTGCCCCCAAAACAATTACCTTAACCGGTTTCATAAGGATCTCCATAGATATAGAATTTTTTTCTTAAAATATTATATTAGTCAACAAAATTTAATGCAGATGACTGAATAAACAATTAAAGACTATTTATTCTTTTAATTTAAATAAGAAAGCTCAGTAAGTTTTTTCTTCTGAATCAATAAAATAATGATGGTTGCAATACTTGTCTCCATCCATAATGGTCATTGTTCTTTTAAAATTAATCTTTTCATTAAAAGCTTTTGCTAATGGCTCATCTGCCAGACAAAAGAATTTTCCAATTTCAGGATTACCGATTTTTATAAAATATTCAGCCCAAGGGCATTTAGTAAACCTGAATTTCACGCTATCTTCCTTAGATTCTACAACCTCATATTCGTGTCCCTCAGTTAACCCTGAAAGTAGCCAGTCTAAGAATGATTTTAAACTCTTATCTTTCTTATTCTGGAAAGCCTTCCGTGCATCATTTACCATGGAATCAATGAAGGCTTTTCTTGCTTCATCAATCACTTCTTGGCCAAACTTAGCTGATAAGTGCTTTATAGTATCAGAATAGAGAAGAGCCATAAGCCCTATGATATAATTTTGGCTTTCTTCCTTTTTCTTTTTAACTTCTTTGTCTTCTTGCTGGTCTTTCCTAATCATTTATACCTCCTTGAGAATAGTATTTTATTTACTTGTTACTGAGAAAATAATTTTCTTTCATTGTGTCAATAAACATGGCTATTAAAATAATAAATCCTGTAGTAGCCTGGATCAAGAATGCATTTACATGAGATAAATTCATAAAATTGTTTACAGATGAAATTAAAAGCACTCCTCCAAAAATTCCCAGTATTCTCCCTCTACCACCTGAAAGCTTTACACCCCCAATAACAGCTGCTGCAAATATATACATGATTAATCCGGAGGACATATGTGACGAAACTGAATTTAATCTACCTGCTAAAACCCATCCAGCACAGGCAGCTAACAATCCACTTAAGGCATAGGCGGTAAGAACTGTTAATTCCACATTTATGCCAGCAGCCCTTGCAGCGTCTATATTACTTCCAATAGCATAGAATTTCCTTCCCAGTGGTGTATAGGTTAATATAATATGAAACAGGATATAGAGAAAAATAAGGAATATGATGGAAACTGGTAATCCATAAATTTTTGCTCCTCCCAAGTAGTTAAAGGTACTGTTCAGCGGATAAATAGATTTCCCCTTACTTATATATACACTCAATCCTGTCAATACAATCGACATGGCTAAAGTGGTAATAAATGGATTCATTTTTTGATATGCCACTAATAAACCATTGATAATCCCAATTAGAAAACCTGTAATTAACATAATTATTATGGTTAACACCGGATTTAAAAGTAATCCCGATGCCAAAGAATCAGAAGAAATAAGCCATCCGGCTAAAAGTCCTGTAAAAACAAGTGTCGATTCAACAGTTAAGTCAAAGAAGCCACTGATCAAACATAAAGAACCGCCCAGTGTTAGAATACCTAATATAATTGAATGTACCAGTAAGTTCACAATATTCAAGTAACTAAAAAATGCCTTATTGACCATACCGGCAAAAAACCATAGTAATATCAATAAAATCCAGACAAAATTTTCAGAAATTAGACTGCTTAAATTTTTATTACCTTTCACTCTCCACCTCTTGTTCGATAATCATTTTTAAAAAATTAGACTGCCTCCAATTTACAAAAATCCTGCTTCCCATAACTTTCAATAATTTCACCATTTTTAAGCACAATAATTCTATCACTCATTTCTATTAACTCTGTAATAGCTGAGCTTATCAGCAGGATAGATTTACCACTGCTGACTAAATCGTTCATGATTTGATGAATATGTTTTTTTGCTTTAATATCGATGCCAAAAGTAGGATCATCCAGAATAAATACTTCTAAACCACTTCCTAATAATCTGGCAACCATTACTTTCTGCTGATTACCTCCGCTAAGTTCTTCAATTCTTTGATCTATATTAGAAAGCTTGATATTCAGTTGTTTAACATATTTTTCTACAGTATTGCTTTCCTTCTTTATCTCTATTAAACCAATTATACTTAACAGTTTCTTCAGAAAAGTAATGGTAGCGTTCTCCCTGATAGATCTACCAGTTAACATACCCCATTTTATCCTATCTTCAGGAAGATAGCCTATACCATTCGTAATTGCCTCTTCAACGTTATGGTTTTTAATTTTTCTACCTTTCAATATAATCTGTCCACTCTCAAAACGATCCAGTCCACATATTATCCTTACCAATTCTGTCCGCCCAGAGCCTTTTAATCCATATAAACCCAGGATTTCCCCTTTATTAAGATTAAAACTAACATCTTTGAATAAAGGTTTTTTTGAAATATTTTGCACCTGCAAAATAGTGTCTCCAATATTGACGTCTCTTTTTGGATAAAGGTCTGTTTCTTTCCCAACCATATATTTAACAAGGCTGGTCAGGGTAAAGCTTTCAGTATTATTACAACATACAACCTCTCCATCTCTGAGTATGGTAACCATATCTGAAATTTTTAACACTTCATCAAGGAAGTGAGAAATGTATATAAAACTTGTAGTATTACTTTTCTTTAATGACCTTATAAAATTAAACAAGATCTCTATTTCATGAATTGCTAGAGGTGCTGTAGGTTCATCTAAAACTATAATATCAGCTTGTTCTACAAAGAATGCTTTGGTGATTGCAATAATCTGCTGATTAACATAACTTAAATTGGCAACCTTTGTAGTAGGATCAAGATCCAATTCTAATTTTTTTAATAACTCATGAGATTTATTTTGAATTTTATCCCAGTCAATTAATATGCTTGACTGTGCTCTTGGCCAATCATTAAGAAAAAGATTTTCCCCAATCGATAATTCAGGCACAAGTTGAATTTTTTGTGGAATCATCGCAATTCCTATTTTTCTAGCAACAGAAGGGGATAATTTTTTATATTCTGTCCCTTTTATATGAATTTCCCCAGAATCCTTATCTATCAATCCATACAAAATATTAACCAATGTGGTTTTGCCTGCCCCATTTTCACCAATAATGGCATGTATTTCCCCTTTTTCTAGGTGAAAATTTACATTTCTTAAGGCCCTTGTCGAACCAAAACTCTTACATATGTTCCTCAGGTTA
Proteins encoded in this window:
- a CDS encoding L-2-amino-thiazoline-4-carboxylic acid hydrolase codes for the protein MIRKDQQEDKEVKKKKEESQNYIIGLMALLYSDTIKHLSAKFGQEVIDEARKAFIDSMVNDARKAFQNKKDKSLKSFLDWLLSGLTEGHEYEVVESKEDSVKFRFTKCPWAEYFIKIGNPEIGKFFCLADEPLAKAFNEKINFKRTMTIMDGDKYCNHHYFIDSEEKTY
- a CDS encoding ABC transporter permease, translating into MKGNKNLSSLISENFVWILLILLWFFAGMVNKAFFSYLNIVNLLVHSIILGILTLGGSLCLISGFFDLTVESTLVFTGLLAGWLISSDSLASGLLLNPVLTIIIMLITGFLIGIINGLLVAYQKMNPFITTLAMSIVLTGLSVYISKGKSIYPLNSTFNYLGGAKIYGLPVSIIFLIFLYILFHIILTYTPLGRKFYAIGSNIDAARAAGINVELTVLTAYALSGLLAACAGWVLAGRLNSVSSHMSSGLIMYIFAAAVIGGVKLSGGRGRILGIFGGVLLISSVNNFMNLSHVNAFLIQATTGFIILIAMFIDTMKENYFLSNK
- a CDS encoding sugar ABC transporter ATP-binding protein — translated: MSKDTIVNLRNICKSFGSTRALRNVNFHLEKGEIHAIIGENGAGKTTLVNILYGLIDKDSGEIHIKGTEYKKLSPSVARKIGIAMIPQKIQLVPELSIGENLFLNDWPRAQSSILIDWDKIQNKSHELLKKLELDLDPTTKVANLSYVNQQIIAITKAFFVEQADIIVLDEPTAPLAIHEIEILFNFIRSLKKSNTTSFIYISHFLDEVLKISDMVTILRDGEVVCCNNTESFTLTSLVKYMVGKETDLYPKRDVNIGDTILQVQNISKKPLFKDVSFNLNKGEILGLYGLKGSGRTELVRIICGLDRFESGQIILKGRKIKNHNVEEAITNGIGYLPEDRIKWGMLTGRSIRENATITFLKKLLSIIGLIEIKKESNTVEKYVKQLNIKLSNIDQRIEELSGGNQQKVMVARLLGSGLEVFILDDPTFGIDIKAKKHIHQIMNDLVSSGKSILLISSAITELIEMSDRIIVLKNGEIIESYGKQDFCKLEAV